One stretch of Zhihengliuella flava DNA includes these proteins:
- a CDS encoding tetratricopeptide repeat protein: MAGIKRDPESLLPVIVDEAQADALVAGDDPCDAVVVHIAREQYREAAELVAETRLADPQNIRMRMLDTDLQRAMGKADAAISRLRALLEEFKGSSHEPMLNQYLGILYYSVGDLTGAEHRFQRALDLHTAAGSTPRRAELARRSLEAVHRRASLVR, from the coding sequence ATGGCGGGCATCAAACGGGACCCGGAGTCCCTCTTGCCCGTCATTGTCGACGAAGCCCAGGCCGACGCGTTGGTCGCGGGAGATGATCCGTGCGACGCCGTCGTCGTGCACATCGCCCGCGAGCAGTACCGCGAGGCGGCCGAACTCGTCGCCGAGACCCGGCTGGCTGACCCGCAAAACATTCGCATGCGCATGCTCGACACCGACCTGCAACGCGCCATGGGTAAGGCGGATGCCGCCATCAGCCGGCTCCGGGCTCTGCTCGAAGAGTTCAAGGGCTCGAGTCACGAGCCCATGCTGAACCAGTATCTGGGCATTCTCTATTACTCCGTCGGTGATCTCACAGGCGCCGAACACCGCTTTCAGAGGGCTCTTGACCTCCATACGGCGGCTGGCTCAACACCGCGGCGAGCAGAGCTCGCTCGACGTTCGCTCGAGGCCGTGCATCGCCGGGCATCGCTCGTGCGCTAG
- the fabF gene encoding beta-ketoacyl-ACP synthase II, with product MARKVVITGLGATTPIGGDVPTLWKNALKGTSGARTLTDDWVEEFQLPVTFAARVAEPASEKLSRVEMKRMDPSTQYAVVAAREAWTDAGIEEMDKERLGVAFATGIGGVWTLLDAWDTLREKGPRRVLPMTVPMLMPNGPAAAVSLDLGARAGAHTPVSACASGTEAMDVGLDLIRAGKADVVMVGGAEAAIHPMPLAAFSSMQALSRRNDDPEHASRPYDVDRDGFVMGEGAGALVLEAEEHALARGAKIYAELAGTSVTADAYHITAPDPEGLGATRALKAAMFDGRIQPEDVVHVNAHATSTPVGDKPEFTALHAALGSRVDDVAVSATKSQMGHLLGASGAVESVLTVLAVHERRAPVTINLEHQDPDIPLDVVTKTPRELPGGSIVALNNSFGFGGHNAVVAIRSV from the coding sequence ATGGCCCGCAAAGTCGTAATTACCGGTCTGGGAGCCACCACACCGATCGGCGGGGATGTCCCGACCCTCTGGAAGAACGCCCTCAAGGGCACCTCCGGCGCCCGCACCTTGACCGACGACTGGGTAGAGGAATTCCAGCTCCCCGTAACCTTTGCTGCTCGGGTGGCCGAGCCGGCGAGCGAGAAGCTGTCCCGGGTGGAAATGAAGCGCATGGATCCGTCGACGCAGTACGCCGTCGTCGCCGCGCGGGAAGCGTGGACCGACGCCGGTATCGAGGAGATGGACAAGGAGCGCCTCGGCGTCGCGTTCGCCACTGGAATCGGTGGAGTATGGACCCTTCTCGACGCGTGGGACACGCTGCGTGAAAAGGGGCCTCGCCGCGTCCTGCCGATGACCGTGCCCATGCTCATGCCCAACGGACCCGCCGCGGCGGTCAGCCTCGACTTGGGCGCCCGCGCTGGCGCCCACACTCCGGTCTCCGCTTGTGCCTCCGGCACGGAAGCCATGGACGTGGGCCTCGACTTGATTCGCGCTGGCAAGGCCGACGTGGTGATGGTGGGCGGAGCCGAGGCCGCGATTCATCCCATGCCGCTCGCGGCGTTTTCCTCGATGCAGGCGCTCTCCCGCCGTAACGATGATCCGGAGCATGCATCACGGCCGTACGACGTCGACCGTGACGGCTTTGTGATGGGTGAAGGCGCCGGCGCGCTGGTCCTCGAAGCCGAGGAACACGCGCTCGCTCGAGGGGCGAAGATTTACGCCGAACTGGCCGGAACGTCGGTCACGGCTGACGCCTACCACATTACGGCTCCCGATCCGGAGGGCCTCGGTGCCACCCGCGCGCTGAAGGCCGCGATGTTCGACGGCCGCATTCAGCCCGAGGACGTCGTTCACGTCAACGCGCACGCCACGTCGACGCCCGTCGGCGACAAGCCTGAATTTACGGCCCTTCACGCAGCGCTTGGAAGCCGCGTGGACGACGTCGCCGTCTCCGCAACCAAGTCACAGATGGGTCACCTTTTGGGGGCCTCGGGTGCCGTCGAGTCGGTGCTTACGGTCCTCGCGGTCCACGAGCGCCGAGCCCCCGTCACCATCAATCTGGAACATCAGGACCCGGATATCCCCCTCGACGTCGTGACCAAGACGCCACGCGAGCTCCCAGGCGGCAGCATCGTCGCCCTGAACAATTCCTTTGGCTTCGGCGGTCATAACGCCGTGGTGGCCATCCGCAGCGTGTAG
- the nusB gene encoding transcription antitermination factor NusB — protein MSTRSKARRRALEVLFEAEQRSVDPLAALTQRREKMAQVVNPYTATLIEGTLAQQERIDEILGTYAKGWTLDRMPSVDRSVLRLGAWEILFNDEVPDGVAVSEAVALAREFSTDESPEFVNGLLGRIQQLKPTLLA, from the coding sequence GTGAGTACCCGCAGTAAAGCCCGCCGGCGCGCGCTGGAAGTCCTCTTTGAGGCCGAGCAGCGCTCTGTCGACCCGCTTGCGGCCTTGACTCAACGCCGAGAGAAGATGGCCCAGGTGGTCAATCCCTACACGGCGACGCTCATCGAAGGCACCCTCGCACAGCAGGAACGCATCGATGAAATTCTGGGCACCTATGCCAAGGGCTGGACTTTGGACCGGATGCCATCAGTCGATCGCAGCGTCCTTCGCCTCGGCGCCTGGGAAATCCTTTTCAACGATGAGGTCCCGGACGGCGTCGCGGTCTCGGAGGCAGTGGCCCTGGCCCGCGAGTTCTCCACCGACGAATCGCCTGAATTCGTCAACGGCCTCTTAGGCCGAATTCAGCAGCTCAAGCCGACGCTCTTGGCCTGA
- the efp gene encoding elongation factor P, giving the protein MADTTDIKNGVVLKIDGQLWQITEFQHVKPGKGGAFVRTKMKNVLTGKVVDKTYNAGAKIETATVDRRDYQYLYQDGDDYVFMDLSDYDQIMVPGAVVGDAAGFMLENQNITVAMHDGAPLYVELPPSVTLEITYTEPGLQGDRSSGGTKPATLETGREIQVPLFVEQNTRVKVDTRTGDYLGRVTE; this is encoded by the coding sequence GTGGCAGATACCACCGACATTAAAAATGGCGTTGTCCTGAAGATCGACGGTCAGCTCTGGCAGATTACCGAATTCCAGCACGTGAAGCCGGGCAAAGGTGGCGCTTTCGTGCGCACCAAGATGAAGAACGTGCTGACCGGCAAGGTCGTCGATAAGACGTACAACGCCGGAGCCAAGATCGAGACCGCTACCGTCGATCGCCGCGATTACCAGTACCTGTATCAGGATGGGGACGACTACGTCTTCATGGACCTCTCCGACTACGATCAGATCATGGTTCCGGGCGCCGTCGTCGGCGACGCGGCAGGCTTCATGTTGGAGAACCAGAACATCACCGTGGCGATGCACGACGGCGCTCCGCTGTACGTCGAGCTTCCGCCGTCGGTCACGCTGGAAATCACCTACACCGAGCCGGGCCTGCAGGGCGATCGCTCGTCCGGAGGCACCAAGCCAGCCACCCTCGAGACGGGCCGCGAAATCCAGGTTCCGCTGTTCGTGGAACAGAACACGCGCGTTAAGGTCGACACCCGCACCGGCGATTACTTGGGGCGTGTCACCGAGTGA
- a CDS encoding beta-ketoacyl-ACP synthase III, translating into MTLTLNQSPTRAGSQILGIGAARGDVVVTNDDVCQWIDSSDEWIRQRTGIVTRRRASENFTLLDMAEQAAREALERAGISGDQLGAVIVSTVTFPYATPSAAAALAERLGATPAPAFDISAACAGYCYGIAQGDALVRSGAAEYVLVIGAEKLSDYIDNHERTISFLLGDGAGAVVLGASDEPGVSPSVWGSDGSKWDTIGMTHSALDLRAIAMAAEADPEGTAVVAETEAKLWPTLRQDGQSVFRWAVWEMAKVAKKALDDAGITSDDLTAFIPHQANMRIIDELAKQLKLPDSVAIGRDIAEMGNTSAASIPLAMHRLLEEDPSLSGGLALQIGFGAGLVFGAQVVRLP; encoded by the coding sequence ATGACGCTCACCCTGAACCAGTCGCCTACCCGGGCAGGCAGCCAAATTCTTGGCATCGGTGCCGCCCGCGGCGACGTCGTCGTGACGAATGACGACGTGTGTCAGTGGATCGATTCCTCCGATGAGTGGATTCGTCAGCGGACCGGCATCGTCACCCGCCGTCGGGCCTCAGAGAATTTCACCCTGCTCGACATGGCCGAGCAGGCCGCGCGCGAGGCCCTTGAGCGCGCGGGGATCTCCGGCGATCAGCTCGGCGCAGTCATTGTCTCGACGGTGACCTTCCCGTATGCGACGCCGTCGGCGGCGGCAGCATTGGCCGAACGTCTCGGTGCCACCCCGGCACCAGCCTTTGACATTTCCGCCGCGTGTGCTGGGTACTGCTACGGCATAGCGCAGGGGGACGCTCTGGTGCGTTCCGGCGCCGCCGAGTATGTCTTGGTGATCGGCGCGGAAAAGCTCTCCGACTACATTGACAATCACGAGCGGACCATTTCCTTCCTGCTGGGCGATGGGGCTGGCGCCGTCGTCCTCGGAGCGAGTGATGAGCCGGGTGTTTCTCCGTCCGTGTGGGGATCAGACGGTTCGAAGTGGGACACCATCGGGATGACCCACTCGGCTCTCGACCTGCGCGCGATTGCCATGGCCGCCGAGGCGGATCCTGAGGGCACCGCCGTCGTCGCGGAAACGGAGGCCAAGCTGTGGCCAACGCTGCGCCAAGACGGCCAGTCCGTGTTTCGCTGGGCCGTCTGGGAGATGGCCAAGGTGGCCAAGAAGGCACTCGATGATGCCGGGATCACGAGCGACGATCTGACGGCCTTCATCCCCCACCAGGCCAACATGCGCATCATCGACGAGCTCGCGAAGCAACTGAAGTTGCCGGATTCCGTAGCGATCGGACGTGATATCGCGGAGATGGGTAACACGTCCGCAGCCTCGATCCCGCTAGCGATGCACCGCCTTCTCGAGGAGGACCCGTCGCTGTCCGGCGGGTTGGCGCTGCAGATCGGCTTCGGTGCTGGCCTTGTCTTCGGCGCCCAGGTGGTGCGCCTGCCCTAG
- a CDS encoding shikimate dehydrogenase family protein has protein sequence MTLQRAAVAGFPISHSQSPLLHGAAYAALGVEIDYTRLEVPEEDAASLAQRLRTEPGWRGLSCTMPLKAALVPHMDVVSERVASLGVLNTIIVEREHGRVSLRGENTDVDGIIGALQLGADAPRNRLAVLGGGGTAAATVAAAAQLGFAQLDVVVRNTARATEARALADRLGMDCEALGIDDALERASDYDAVVSTLPPHAADAWAGPLSTAGVRPGTPLLDVAYDPWPSQLARDWASAGGTVVDGLAMLVYQAVEQALLFARADATDREAVTNVMCDAVGLPRRLF, from the coding sequence CCTGCTGCATGGTGCTGCATACGCTGCGCTTGGCGTGGAGATTGACTACACCAGGCTGGAGGTTCCTGAGGAGGACGCCGCATCGCTCGCTCAGCGGTTGCGGACTGAACCGGGCTGGCGAGGGCTCTCTTGCACCATGCCGTTGAAGGCAGCACTCGTTCCGCACATGGACGTGGTGTCCGAACGGGTGGCCAGCCTCGGGGTGCTCAACACGATCATCGTGGAGCGCGAGCACGGTCGCGTGTCGCTGCGCGGCGAGAACACCGACGTTGATGGAATCATTGGCGCGCTCCAGCTCGGCGCCGACGCCCCGCGCAACCGGCTGGCGGTGCTGGGAGGCGGAGGCACGGCCGCGGCCACCGTCGCAGCTGCGGCCCAACTCGGCTTTGCGCAGCTCGATGTCGTGGTGCGCAATACCGCCCGCGCCACCGAGGCGCGGGCGTTGGCGGACCGTCTGGGCATGGACTGTGAGGCCCTGGGAATCGACGATGCCCTCGAGCGCGCCAGCGACTATGACGCCGTCGTATCCACCCTGCCTCCCCACGCTGCGGACGCGTGGGCCGGCCCCCTCTCGACTGCCGGTGTGCGGCCCGGTACGCCGCTGCTCGATGTGGCCTACGATCCATGGCCGAGCCAATTGGCCCGCGACTGGGCCTCAGCAGGTGGAACAGTCGTTGATGGGCTCGCCATGCTGGTGTATCAAGCCGTGGAGCAGGCCCTCCTGTTCGCTCGGGCTGATGCGACAGATCGTGAAGCAGTCACAAACGTGATGTGTGACGCCGTCGGACTGCCTCGTCGCCTGTTCTAA
- a CDS encoding acyl carrier protein, translating into MASNEEILAGLAEIVNEETGLETEAVQLDKSFTDDLDIDSISMMTIVVNAEEKFDVKIPDEEVKNLKTVGDAVNYIANAQA; encoded by the coding sequence ATGGCGAGCAACGAAGAGATCCTGGCCGGCCTGGCTGAAATCGTTAATGAAGAGACGGGCCTTGAGACCGAGGCCGTCCAGTTGGACAAGTCTTTCACGGATGACCTCGACATCGATTCCATCTCGATGATGACCATCGTGGTTAACGCCGAGGAAAAGTTTGACGTGAAGATTCCGGACGAAGAGGTCAAGAACCTCAAGACCGTCGGCGACGCCGTCAACTACATCGCTAACGCGCAGGCCTAA
- a CDS encoding shikimate kinase translates to MTDPSDIPPRRPSSSTAPVLCLIGPMASGKTTLGRAVARLLGVPFIDTDALIVTHHGPIADIFRDQGESEFRRIETEALHLALDTADMHGGVVATGGGAVVTAENRRLLHGRFTVYLNIDLDTVAPRIERERNRPLLTEPGAESPVDKWQRIMGEREPLYRGTARHLIDVRTGSAAENAEKIVGAYRREHSSLGGT, encoded by the coding sequence GTGACGGACCCCTCTGATATCCCGCCGCGTCGCCCCAGTTCCTCCACCGCCCCGGTCCTGTGCCTCATCGGACCCATGGCCTCCGGTAAGACCACGCTGGGGCGGGCGGTGGCCCGGCTGCTCGGGGTGCCCTTTATCGACACCGATGCGTTGATTGTCACGCACCACGGTCCCATTGCGGACATTTTTCGTGACCAGGGAGAAAGTGAATTCCGGCGCATCGAGACGGAGGCGTTGCACCTCGCCTTGGACACGGCCGATATGCACGGGGGAGTGGTGGCCACCGGAGGCGGAGCCGTCGTCACCGCCGAAAACCGGCGGCTACTGCACGGACGCTTCACGGTCTACCTCAATATTGACCTCGACACCGTGGCCCCACGCATCGAACGCGAGCGTAATCGGCCCCTGCTGACAGAACCTGGCGCGGAGTCGCCCGTGGACAAGTGGCAGCGAATTATGGGCGAGCGCGAGCCGCTGTATCGTGGGACCGCCCGACATTTGATTGACGTCCGAACCGGCAGCGCTGCCGAGAATGCCGAGAAAATTGTCGGCGCGTATCGCCGCGAACATTCCTCACTGGGAGGCACATAA
- the aroC gene encoding chorismate synthase, which yields MLRWLTAGESHGPSLVGILEGLPAGVPLTTEDVRSALARRRLGYGRGARMKFEQDEVTFVGGVRHGSTQGGPVAIEIGNTEWPKWEKVMNADPIPAEELDGLARNAPLTRPRPGHADFTGMQKYGFDDARPVLERASARETAARVALGTAASQFLKELGVGLVSHTTAVGTVSVAEGSALPVPSDVVALDNDPLRCHDRETSDAMVAEVDAAHKEGETLGGVVEVIAYNLPPGLGSYVHWDRRLDSRLAAALMGIQAIKGVEVGDGFLTAARRGSAAHDEIVRNEAGEAVRRTNRAGGIEGGMSIGGPLRVRAAMKPIATVPRALQTIDIASGEEAKAHHQRSDVCAVPAAGVVAEAMVALVLAEAVLEKFGGDSVAETQRNLEQYLAAIPESLASGS from the coding sequence ATGTTGCGTTGGTTGACTGCGGGCGAGTCTCACGGACCGTCCCTCGTTGGAATTCTTGAAGGCCTTCCGGCTGGCGTGCCGCTGACCACGGAGGATGTGCGGTCTGCCTTGGCGCGTCGTCGACTCGGGTATGGGCGCGGTGCTCGGATGAAATTTGAGCAGGACGAGGTGACGTTTGTCGGCGGCGTCCGGCACGGCAGCACGCAAGGCGGACCCGTTGCGATTGAAATTGGCAACACTGAATGGCCGAAGTGGGAAAAGGTCATGAACGCCGATCCCATCCCGGCCGAAGAACTTGACGGCCTCGCGCGCAATGCCCCGCTCACCCGGCCGCGACCGGGCCACGCGGACTTTACCGGTATGCAGAAGTACGGATTCGACGACGCACGCCCCGTTCTTGAGCGGGCCAGCGCGCGCGAAACCGCCGCGCGCGTCGCGCTCGGCACCGCTGCCTCCCAATTCTTGAAAGAGCTGGGCGTGGGCCTCGTCAGCCACACCACCGCCGTCGGCACGGTTTCCGTGGCCGAGGGGAGCGCTCTACCCGTTCCGAGCGACGTCGTCGCGCTCGATAATGACCCGCTACGGTGCCACGACCGCGAGACCTCGGACGCCATGGTGGCCGAGGTCGACGCCGCGCACAAGGAGGGCGAAACCCTCGGCGGCGTGGTTGAAGTCATCGCGTACAACTTGCCTCCTGGGCTCGGTTCCTACGTTCACTGGGATCGACGGCTCGACTCGCGTCTCGCCGCGGCGCTCATGGGAATCCAGGCCATCAAGGGCGTTGAGGTCGGTGACGGCTTCCTGACGGCCGCTCGGCGCGGATCGGCTGCACACGACGAGATCGTGCGCAACGAAGCCGGCGAGGCCGTTCGCCGGACCAACCGTGCTGGCGGTATTGAGGGTGGCATGAGCATCGGCGGTCCGCTCCGCGTCCGCGCCGCCATGAAACCAATTGCCACCGTTCCCCGAGCCTTGCAGACGATTGACATTGCCTCGGGTGAGGAGGCCAAGGCGCACCATCAGCGCTCCGACGTGTGCGCGGTGCCTGCCGCGGGCGTCGTCGCTGAGGCCATGGTGGCTCTGGTTCTGGCCGAAGCCGTCCTCGAGAAGTTCGGTGGCGATTCGGTGGCCGAGACACAGCGCAATCTTGAGCAGTACCTCGCAGCGATCCCCGAGTCGCTCGCGTCGGGTTCCTAG
- the aroB gene encoding 3-dehydroquinate synthase, giving the protein MTHTTIAVTGAGAGADYDVVVGHGLLPELRGALDERVRKVLVIHPRALRATGDAVKEELDAAGFTGLTAEIPDAEEGKHIQVAAFCWQVLGQNDFTRSDAIVAVGGGAVTDVAGFVAATWLRGVKVIHMPTTLLGMVDAAVGGKTGINTAEGKNLVGAFHPPAAVLADLDSLETLPKNELVTGLAEAVKCGFIADPRILDLIEADPDAASTAGTVQLREIIERSIRVKAEVVSEDLKESGRREILNYGHTLAHAIELAERYQMRHGAAVSIGLAFAAELARSVGRIDDELADRHQRVLKLLGLPTTYRADRWAALLDGMRRDKKARGDLLRFVVLEDLAKPGILDVPDTSLLFAAYQEIAE; this is encoded by the coding sequence ATGACTCACACCACCATCGCCGTCACCGGAGCGGGCGCGGGAGCTGACTACGACGTCGTCGTCGGCCACGGCCTGCTGCCTGAACTCCGCGGCGCCCTCGACGAGCGCGTCCGCAAGGTGCTCGTGATCCACCCGCGCGCCCTGCGCGCGACGGGCGACGCAGTGAAGGAGGAGCTCGACGCCGCGGGTTTCACCGGACTGACGGCCGAGATCCCCGATGCCGAGGAGGGCAAGCACATTCAGGTGGCTGCCTTCTGCTGGCAAGTTCTCGGCCAGAACGACTTCACGCGATCCGACGCCATCGTCGCGGTGGGCGGTGGAGCGGTGACTGACGTCGCGGGCTTCGTGGCGGCCACCTGGCTGCGGGGCGTCAAGGTCATCCACATGCCCACGACATTGCTGGGCATGGTCGATGCCGCGGTCGGCGGCAAGACCGGCATCAACACGGCCGAGGGCAAGAACCTCGTGGGGGCCTTTCACCCGCCGGCCGCCGTCCTGGCGGACTTGGATTCACTCGAGACGTTGCCGAAGAACGAGCTGGTCACCGGCCTCGCCGAGGCCGTGAAATGTGGATTCATAGCCGATCCGCGCATCTTGGACCTGATCGAGGCGGACCCTGACGCCGCATCGACCGCCGGCACCGTGCAGCTTCGGGAAATTATTGAGCGCAGCATTCGGGTCAAAGCCGAGGTCGTCTCGGAAGACCTCAAGGAATCCGGTCGGCGGGAGATCCTCAATTACGGGCATACGTTGGCACATGCCATCGAGCTCGCGGAACGGTATCAAATGCGTCACGGTGCGGCCGTCTCCATCGGACTCGCCTTTGCCGCCGAACTGGCACGCTCCGTGGGGCGCATTGACGACGAGTTGGCGGATCGCCACCAGCGCGTGCTGAAGTTGTTGGGCTTGCCGACCACGTATCGCGCGGATCGCTGGGCCGCCTTGCTGGACGGGATGCGGAGGGATAAAAAGGCTCGCGGGGACCTGCTCCGCTTCGTCGTGCTTGAGGATCTCGCCAAGCCGGGTATCCTCGATGTACCCGACACTTCACTGTTGTTCGCTGCCTACCAGGAGATCGCCGAGTAG